A single genomic interval of Rhodopirellula bahusiensis harbors:
- a CDS encoding molybdopterin-dependent oxidoreductase, translated as MIQSSDFIVLARNRLCVYDSCMTDSPIPPNQQLVRGDRWPIVGERHPGDIDSPWSLEICGCVASSPTFSLDEIRAMPQVTRQIDVHCVTRWSKPAMSFTGVRLRDLLHDSETPIWTDEANFVSFVARSERNHSTSLPLSEVRELDPIIALQAEGKPLATENGGPMRMVVPGKYFYKSVKWIRRIKFMKEERLGYWESEAGYHNGADPWREERYMAPTLTKQTAMRVIESRDFRDQDLRGINASHRDLADLQASDALLRDADFRSCNLQRANFRGANLSNSKLQRADLQAANFTGADLEGADLSGADLRGCDIRGASLFGATFFQPDANETDSLRAIIDRSTQVDLASLDALVDEQKSFVRNAIEF; from the coding sequence TTGATCCAATCAAGTGATTTCATCGTTCTCGCTCGAAACCGTTTGTGCGTGTACGATTCTTGCATGACTGACAGCCCAATTCCTCCCAATCAGCAACTTGTTCGTGGTGATCGTTGGCCCATCGTTGGTGAACGACACCCAGGCGACATCGATTCGCCTTGGTCGCTGGAGATTTGTGGCTGCGTCGCGAGTTCGCCAACGTTTTCGCTCGACGAGATTCGAGCGATGCCGCAGGTGACTCGGCAAATCGATGTTCACTGCGTGACGCGTTGGTCGAAACCGGCGATGTCGTTCACCGGCGTTCGTCTGCGAGATTTGCTGCACGATTCGGAGACCCCGATCTGGACCGACGAAGCGAACTTCGTTTCGTTTGTCGCGCGGAGTGAACGCAATCATTCGACCTCGCTACCGCTCAGCGAAGTGCGGGAACTCGATCCGATCATCGCTTTGCAGGCCGAGGGGAAACCGCTCGCGACCGAGAATGGCGGTCCAATGCGGATGGTGGTTCCTGGCAAGTACTTTTACAAAAGCGTGAAGTGGATCCGCCGGATCAAGTTCATGAAAGAAGAGCGTCTGGGGTACTGGGAATCCGAGGCCGGCTACCACAACGGTGCGGACCCGTGGCGTGAGGAACGCTACATGGCACCGACCCTGACCAAGCAAACCGCTATGCGAGTGATCGAATCACGCGATTTTCGCGACCAAGACCTTCGGGGAATCAATGCGTCGCATCGGGACTTGGCGGATTTGCAAGCGTCCGATGCCCTGCTTCGAGACGCCGATTTCCGGTCCTGCAATTTGCAGCGAGCCAACTTTCGCGGCGCCAATCTATCCAACTCCAAATTGCAACGAGCTGACCTGCAGGCTGCCAACTTCACCGGCGCCGATCTCGAAGGAGCAGACTTGTCCGGGGCTGACCTGCGAGGCTGCGATATTCGCGGTGCATCGCTCTTCGGTGCCACTTTCTTCCAACCCGACGCAAACGAAACAGACAGCTTGCGTGCCATCATCGATCGATCCACTCAGGTCGATCTCGCATCCTTGGACGCTTTGGTCGACGAACAAAAGTCGTTTGTTCGAAACGCAATTGAGTTCTAG
- a CDS encoding tellurite resistance TerB family protein: MSFDATIANENSTAVSQYPCPYCQERTLEAVASAPYVRGFLIVMMFGSKSFIGCVPCVRQKIFGEAGMSMLLGWFSPKSLIINPFLILYNLIRAVFVGANPKAVEKKLTQLGLPGTPNLIDIQAVGVALAASMILADGEVDEAEVLAAEKSGDEVFEGFDEARLRMILQHGKDLPSADDLAGMLRDVLDQESKAKVMEFLSEIAMADGRVAKEEREMLQRVAGALGVISPIN, encoded by the coding sequence ATGAGTTTTGACGCAACGATTGCGAATGAGAATTCCACTGCTGTTTCACAGTATCCATGTCCCTATTGCCAGGAGCGAACGCTGGAAGCGGTCGCATCCGCTCCTTATGTCCGCGGTTTCCTGATCGTCATGATGTTTGGCTCGAAGTCATTCATCGGCTGCGTACCATGTGTTCGTCAGAAGATCTTTGGTGAGGCGGGTATGTCGATGCTGTTGGGATGGTTCAGCCCAAAGTCTTTGATCATCAACCCTTTTCTGATTCTCTACAATCTGATTCGTGCTGTTTTTGTCGGTGCAAACCCAAAGGCCGTTGAAAAGAAACTCACTCAGTTGGGACTTCCGGGCACGCCCAATCTGATCGATATCCAAGCGGTGGGAGTGGCATTGGCCGCTTCCATGATTCTGGCGGACGGTGAAGTGGATGAAGCCGAGGTGTTGGCGGCTGAGAAATCCGGTGATGAAGTGTTTGAAGGGTTTGACGAGGCTCGTCTTCGCATGATTCTGCAGCATGGGAAAGATTTGCCTTCTGCCGACGACTTGGCCGGAATGCTCCGCGATGTCTTGGATCAAGAAAGCAAGGCCAAGGTCATGGAATTCTTGTCGGAAATCGCCATGGCAGACGGCAGGGTCGCGAAGGAAGAACGAGAGATGTTGCAACGGGTTGCAGGGGCCCTGGGAGTGATCTCTCCAATCAACTGA